In Haliaeetus albicilla chromosome 12, bHalAlb1.1, whole genome shotgun sequence, a genomic segment contains:
- the LOC104315322 gene encoding zona pellucida sperm-binding protein 3, producing MGSGGSLGLALLCWVLAEAASYSPWAFPQRDSGVLRVQGDTSWSWPRVPSFSQPSPWAWVDVSQLQAAAPLHPVAVQCQEAQMVVTVHRDLFGMGRLVRAADLTLGSDACLPVAQSAAESTVTFVAGLHECGSTLQITPDSLIYKTSLSYKPTPSGNLVIVRTNAAVVPIECHYPRKSNVSSNAIWPTWAPFHSTLSVEERLMFSLRLMNDDWSTERLSNGFQLGESLYLQADVVSGGHVPLRLFVDDCVATLSPDRSSSPRYALIDLSGCLVDGRSDDTTSAFISPRPRQETLQFVVDAFKFAGDDRNLIYITCHLKVSPADQAPNPLNKACSFNKASSLWAPVEGTGDICSCCETGNCLLYGGYSWRINPPARWPRRRLKRDIPSKQGGFSKAAEAEVSVGPLLILDSARGLWSSSGGLAPAGKTPPGAAEGLPMLVQVAMLTAATVLSLTALGLFLVFRKCSCPPGVSL from the exons ATGGGGTCTGGAGGCAGCTTGGGGCTTGCTCTCTTGTGCTGGGTGCTGGCTGAAGCAGCATCTTACAGCCCCTGGGCTTTCCCTCAAAGGGACTCAGGGGTCTTGAGGGTCCAGGGTGATACCTCTTGGAGCTGGCCTCGTGTGCCTTCCTTCTCCCAGCCCTCTCCCTGGGCATGGGTGGATGTCTCCCAGCTCCAGGCTGCTGCCCCGCTGCACCCCGTGGCTGTGCAGTGCCAAGAGGCGCAGATGGTGGTCACGGTGCACAGGGACCTCTTTGGCATGGGGCGCTTGGTCAGGGCTGCAGACCTGACCCTGGGCTCGGATGCCTGCTTGCCTGTTGCCCAGAGCGCTGCTGAGAGCACGGTGACGTTTGTGGCTGGGCTGCACGAGTGTGGCAGCACCCTGCAG ATAACCCCAGACTCCTTGATCTATAAAACAAGTTTGTCCTACAAACCTACTCCTTCTGGGAATCTGGTCATCGTAAGGACcaatgcagctgtggttcctATTGAGTGTCACTATCCCAG GAAGAGCAACGTCAGCAGTAATGCCATCTGGCCCACATGGGCTCCCTTCCACTCTACCCTGTCAGTGGAGGAGAGGCTGATGTTCTCCCTACGCCTCATGAATG ATGACTGGAGCACTGAGAGACTGTCCAATGGCTTCCAGCTGGGGGAAAGCCTGTACCTCCAGGCTGATGTTGTTTCTGGGGGCCATGTACCTCTAAGGCTCTTTGTGGATGACTGTGTTGCTACTCTGAGTCCAGACAGGAGCTCCTCTCCCCGATATGCCTTGATTGACCTCAGCGG GTGCTTGGTGGATGGGAGATCAGATGACACCACTTCAGCCTTCATCTCTCCAAGGCCGAGGCAGGAAACGCTGCAGTTTGTGGTTGATGCCTTCAAGTTTGCAGGAGATGACAGAAACTTG ATCTACATCACCTGCCACCTGAAGGTCTCCCCAGCTGACCAAGCCCCAAATCCATTGAACAAGGCCTGTTCCTTCAACAAAGCCAGCAGCCT CTGGGCTCCTGTGGAGGGTACTGGAGacatctgcagctgctgtgagaCTGGCAACTGTCTGTTGTATGGAGGATACTCCTGGAGAATTAACCCTCCAGCCAGGTGGCCAAGGAGGCGCTTGAAGAGAGACATCCCTTCCAAGCAAG GTGGGTTCTCAAAGGCAGCAGAGGCTGAAGTCTCAGTTGGACCACTATTAATCCTTGATTCAGCTCGGGGATTATGGAGTTCCTCAGGAGGCCTTGCACCAGCAGGGAAGACCCCACCTG GTGCTGCTGAAGGACTTCCTATGCTGGTCCAAGTTGCCATGCTCACAGCAGCCACTGTGCTGAGCTTAACTGCTCTGGGACTGTTTCTTGTGTTCAGAAAATGTAGCTGCCCTCCTGGAGTGTCATTGTAA